Proteins found in one Elgaria multicarinata webbii isolate HBS135686 ecotype San Diego chromosome 12, rElgMul1.1.pri, whole genome shotgun sequence genomic segment:
- the PHLDB1 gene encoding pleckstrin homology-like domain family B member 1 isoform X4, producing the protein METFNLNLASPTCRVQTPVQKSLLDLTEMGKGLKVQTEKPHLVSLGSGRLSTAITLLPLEEGRTVLGSAAAGDIVLQGAGVAPKHCFIENMRGALTLHPCGNPCAIDSLAVTRPTRLSQGCMICLGQSTFLRFNHPAEAKWMKSMIPGGGRSPAPQYGLIAESQSLVNGNPETTKASRPSHSALVSSIERDLQDIMDSLVLEEEGGSAKHLPRSAPSPDANGRVGRYLLSPPQSPGAMSVGSSYENTSPPFSPLSSPASSSSCASHSPGSQDQGPAIPPVVPVRSSSYNHAMLSPPGGAGLDAGSPRAARRTKPERPPSPTPSRRARPSGDSAHPGQRSSPPPTLLAGLSNSLPGSPRAQLPGSPRLASKLQPLSTARTKAAPLQERPPSPFREAPTSPSRQGLGRGLQASEAAGGGSVQQSGRALQPPESPRLSRRPLESMRELPPPSPALSRRAASPALLPQAKAGESPSAWRRAALDEASAAATATSLPCLRGRSPSPILPAGGEAAPRKPGPGLSPAPSLGSLSLASASPRQSPRAQRKFSGEAQLLGGAPMRERKHSISELSGAEGDLLEYHRWQRQERLREQEMERLERQRLETILSLCAEYTRGDGEGPREHCTFPSAAESTAQSGGQRPSKGSAGLGPARELLAGALGPLEREGLERSDEEHLKEESSSTESAGQEHEEPRSSKAGQEAARLEEDRARALAHIDLLKSRTKELEQQLQETAREAEMERALLQGEQEAELIQLQQEQKAAQHLQERLSGLDAIIRRDRDKERAKVDAERKELERLRALYSELRSQLDNCPESMREQLQDQAQREAEALEAETKLFEDLEFQQLEKESRLEEERDLLSQQLLHSKAESHHSMARRKERVAALESQADQIRLQAAQEADRLGKQKSAALQLLQKEKEALLALERRYRALTGGSGFPKASTALREVYRSKMDGGSGGLAWPKAGSSASSASASSSASSQLALATLGRRSPSPKGSRPPQNGTGSLPRNLASTLQDIETKRQLALQQKGQQVIEDQRRRLAGLKQKAAAEAQSQWEALHGGPPPLLSPAYSPLMHHSILHHHPPWGLGPRDADDANPPERAYDTLSLESSDSLETNLSTGGNSACSPDNGSSASGAEAGKIEEMEKMLKEAHAEKSRLMESREQEMELRRQALQDERRRREQLEQRLQDETAQRQQLVEKEVKMREKQFAQARPLTRYLPIRKEDFDLRLHVESSGHSVDTCSHVILSEKMCKGYLVKMGGKIKSWKKRWFVFDRLRRTFSYYVDKHETKLKGLIYFQAIEEVYYDHLRSAAKKRFFSLSLASHMADFLPAAFSGESPNPALTFCVKTHDRLYYMVAPSAEAMRIWMDVIVTGAEGYTQFLN; encoded by the exons ATGGAGACCTTTAACCTCAATTTGGCTAGCCCAACCTGCCGAGTGCAAACACCTGTTCAG AAGAGTCTTCTGGACCTGACAGAGATGGGCAAAGGCCTGAAGGTGCAGACCGAGAAGCCGCACCTGGTGAGCCTGGGCAGTGGGCGCCTCAGCACCGCCATCACTCTCCTGCCTCTGGAAGAGG GCAGAACAGTGCTGGGCTCCGCTGCTGCAGGGGACATCGTGCTGCAGGGGGCCGGGGTGGCACCCAAGCACTGCTTCATCGAGAACATGCGCGGGGCTCTCACGCTGCACCCTTGCGGGAACCCATGTGCCATTGACAGCCTGGCAGTCACACGGCCCACGCGGCTTTCCCAAG GTTGTATGATCTGCCTGGGCCAGTCGACCTTCCTTCGGTTCAATCACCCAGCTGAGGCCAAGTGGATGAAAAGCATGATTCCCGGAGGGGGACGAAGCCCTGCGCCCCAGTATGGCCTCATAGCAG agTCGCAGAGCCTTGTGAATGGCAACCCAGAGACAACCAAGGCCTCCCGGCCGAGTCACAGTGCCCTGGTCAGCTCCATCGAGAGGGACTTGCAGGACATCATGGACTCCCTGGTGCTGGAGGAAGAAGGCGGCAGCGCCAAGCACCTGCCCAGAAGCGCTCCGTCGCCAGACGCGAACGGCCGGGTGGGGCGCTACCTGCTGTCGCCCCCCCAGAGCCCCGGCGCCATGTCTGTGGGCTCCAGCTATGAGAACACCTCTCCGCCCTTCTCGCCGCTCTCGTCCCCTGCCAGTAGCAGCAGCTGCGCAAGTCACTCGCCCGGCAGCCAGGATCAGGGCCCCGCCATCCCGCCGGTGGTGCCCGTCCGCTCCTCCAGCTACAACCATGCCATGTTAAGTCCCCCCGGCGGGGCGGGGCTGGACGCAGGGAGCCCCAGGGCAGCGCGGAGGACCAAGCCGGAAAGGCCCCCCAGCCCCACGCCCAGCCGCAGGGCCCGGCCTTCTGGGGATAGCGCCCACCCTGGCCAGCGCAGCTCCCCTCCGCCCACGCTGCTCGCCGGACTGAGCAACAGTCTGCCGGGCAGCCCTCGGGCTCAGCTGCCCGGCAGCCCACGCCTGGCGTCCAAGCTCCAGCCGCTCTCCACTGCACGGACCAAGGCTGCGCCCCTTCAAGAGAGGCCCCCAAGCCCCTTCCGGGAGGCACCTACCAGCCCTTCGCGGCAAGGCCTGGGACGAGGCCTCCAGGCGTCGGAGGCGGCAGGTGGTGGGAGCGTCCAGCAGTCGGGCCGGgccctgcagccccctgaaagCCCCCGGCTGAGTCGGCGGCCCCTGGAGAGCATGCGAGAACTGCCGCCGCCCAGCCCTGCGCTGTCCCGCCGAGCGGCGTCTCCGGCCCTCCTGCCACAGGCCAAAGCCGGCGAGAGCCCCTCTGCCTGGCGGCGGGCGGCCCTCGACGAGGcctctgccgctgccaccgccacctccctgccctgcctGCGGGGCCGCAGCCCGTCGCCCATCCTGCCGGCGGGGGGAGAGGCTGCCCCGCGCAAGCCAGGCCCCGGCCTGAGCCCTGCCCCCAGCCTGGGCTCCCTCAGCCTGGCCTCCGCCTCGCCCCGCCAGAGCCCCCGGGCGCAGCGCAAGTTTTCTGGGGAAGCCCAGCTGCTGGGGGGAGCACCCATGCGGGAGCGCAAGCACAGCATCTCCGAGCTCAGCGGCGCCGAGGGGGATTTGCTGGAGTACCACCGGTGGCAGCGCCAGGAGCGCCTGCGGGAGCAAGAGATGGAGCGGCTG GAGCGCCAGCGGCTGGAGACCATCCTGAGCCTGTGTGCCGAGTACACGCGGGGCGACGGCGAGGGCCCCCGGGAGCACTGCACCTTCCCCAGCGCTGCTGAGAGCACCGCCCAGTCTGGGGGGCAGAGGCCCTCCAAGGGCTCCGCTGGGCTTGGGCCGGCCAGAGAGCTGCTGGCGGGGGCCCTGGGGCCACTGGAGCGGGAGGGCCTGGAGCGCTCAGACGAAGAACACCTGAAGGAGGAGAGCAGCAGCACGGAGAGCGCAGGCCAGGAG CACGAGGAGCCACGCAGCAGCAAAGCCGGTCAGGAGGCGGCCCGTCTGGAGGAGGATCGGGCCCGCGCCCTGGCCCACATCGACCTGCTCAAGAGCCGCACCAAGGAGCTGGAGCAGCAGCTGCAGGAGACGGCCCGGGAG GCGGAGATGGAGCGGGCCCTCTTGCAAGGCGAGCAGGAGGCCGAGCTGATCCAGCTGCAGCAGGAGCAGAAGGCGGCTCAGCACTTGCAGGAGCGACTGTCCGGCCTGGATGCCATCATACGCCGCGACCGGGACAAG GAGAGGGCAAAGGTTGATGCGGAAAGGAAGGAGCTCGAGCGACTGCGGGCGCTGTACTCCGAGCTCCGGAGCCAGCTTGATAACTGCCCCGAGTCAATGAGGGAGCAGTTGCAGGACCAGGCACAAAGG GAAGCCGAGGCGCTGGAAGCGGAGACCAAGCTCTTTGAGGACCTGGAATTCCAGCAGCTGGAGAAGGAGAGCCGCTTGGAGGAGGAGCGGGACCTGCTCAGCCAGCAGCTGCTGCACAGCAAGGCCGAGAGCCACCACAGCATGGCGCGGAGGAAG GAGCGCGTGGCAGCCCTGGAGAGCCAGGCCGACCAGATCCGGCTGCAGGCTGCTCAGGAGGCTGACCGGCTGGGCAAGCAGAAGAGCGCCGCCCTGCAGCTGCTGCAGAAG GAGAAGGAGGCCCTCCTTGCGCTGGAGAGACGGTACCGGGCGCTCACCGGGGGCTCCGGCTTCCCCAAGGCCTCGACGGCCCTCCGAGAG GTCTACCGTTCCAAGATGGACGGCGGCTCCGGCGGTCTGGCTTGGCCCAAAGCGGGCAGCagcgcctcctccgcctccgcctcctcctccgcctcctcccagCTGGCTCTGGCCACGCTCGGCCGCCGCAGCCCCTCGCCCAAG GGCTCCCGGCCCCCCCAGAACGGCACTGGCAGCCTCCCTCGCAACCTGGCCAGCACCCTCCAGGACATTGAGACCAAGCGCCAGCTGGCCCTGCAGCAGAAGg GGCAGCAGGTGATTGAGGACCAGCGCAGGCGCCTGGCCGGCCTGAAGCAGAAGGCGGCGGCCGAGGCCCAGTCCCAGTGGGAGGCCCTGCATGGGGGGccgccccccctcctctcccccgcgtACTCCCCCCTCATGCACCACTCCATCCTCCATCATCACCCACCCTGGGGGCTGGGCCCCCGGGACGCTGACGACGCCAATCCCCCCGAGCGGGCCTACGACACCCTCAGCCTGGAGAGCTCCGACAGCCTGGAGACCAACCTCTCCACCGGCGGCAACTCGGCCTGCTCCCCTGACAACGGGTCCAG CGCCAGCGGGGCTGAGGCCGGCAAGATCGAGGAGATGGAGAAGATGCTAAAAGAGGCCCACGCGGAGAAGTCCCGCCTGATGGAATCGCGG GAGCAAGAGATGGAGCTGCGGCGCCAAGCCCTGCAGGACGAGCGGCGGCGCCGGGAGCAGCTGGAGCAGCGCCTGCAGGACGAGACGGCGCAGCGGCAGCAGCTCGTTGAGAAGGAGGTCAAGATGCGCGAGAAGCAGTTTGCCCAG GCCCGGCCCTTGACCCGCTACTTGCCCATCCGCAAAGAGGACTTTGACCTGCGCCTGCACGTTGAGTCGTCCGGCCACAGTGTGGACACCTGCAGCCACGTCATCCTCTCCGAGAAGATGTGCAAAGGCTACCTGGTCAAGATGGGGGGCAAAATCAAGTCCTGGAAGAAGCGCTGGTTTGTTTTCGACCGCCTGCGGCGAACCTTCTCCTACTACGTGG ACAAGCATGAGACAAAGCTGAAGGGCCTCATCTACTTCCAGGCGATCGAAGAGGTGTATTACGATCACCTCCGGAGTGCAGCCAAG aaGAGATTCTTCTCCCTCAGCCTGGCCAGC CACATGGCTGACTTCCTCCCTGCTGCCTTCAGCGGAGAG AGCCCCAACCCGGCGCTCACTTTCTGCGTCAAGACCCACGACCGCCTCTACTACATGGTGGCTCCCTCCGCAGAGGCCATGCGCATCTGGATGGATGTCATCGTCACAGGCGCCGAGGGCTACACCCAGTTCCTGAACTGA
- the PHLDB1 gene encoding pleckstrin homology-like domain family B member 1 isoform X5: METFNLNLASPTCRVQTPVQKSLLDLTEMGKGLKVQTEKPHLVSLGSGRLSTAITLLPLEEGRTVLGSAAAGDIVLQGAGVAPKHCFIENMRGALTLHPCGNPCAIDSLAVTRPTRLSQGCMICLGQSTFLRFNHPAEAKWMKSMIPGGGRSPAPQYGLIAESQSLVNGNPETTKASRPSHSALVSSIERDLQDIMDSLVLEEEGGSAKHLPRSAPSPDANGRVGRYLLSPPQSPGAMSVGSSYENTSPPFSPLSSPASSSSCASHSPGSQDQGPAIPPVVPVRSSSYNHAMLSPPGGAGLDAGSPRAARRTKPERPPSPTPSRRARPSGDSAHPGQRSSPPPTLLAGLSNSLPGSPRAQLPGSPRLASKLQPLSTARTKAAPLQERPPSPFREAPTSPSRQGLGRGLQASEAAGGGSVQQSGRALQPPESPRLSRRPLESMRELPPPSPALSRRAASPALLPQAKAGESPSAWRRAALDEASAAATATSLPCLRGRSPSPILPAGGEAAPRKPGPGLSPAPSLGSLSLASASPRQSPRAQRKFSGEAQLLGGAPMRERKHSISELSGAEGDLLEYHRWQRQERLREQEMERLERQRLETILSLCAEYTRGDGEGPREHCTFPSAAESTAQSGGQRPSKGSAGLGPARELLAGALGPLEREGLERSDEEHLKEESSSTESAGQEHEEPRSSKAGQEAARLEEDRARALAHIDLLKSRTKELEQQLQETAREAEMERALLQGEQEAELIQLQQEQKAAQHLQERLSGLDAIIRRDRDKEAEALEAETKLFEDLEFQQLEKESRLEEERDLLSQQLLHSKAESHHSMARRKERVAALESQADQIRLQAAQEADRLGKQKSAALQLLQKEKEALLALERRYRALTGGSGFPKASTALREESLAFSELEEGADFASPLCAAAPSTQPCPVMLEVYRSKMDGGSGGLAWPKAGSSASSASASSSASSQLALATLGRRSPSPKGSRPPQNGTGSLPRNLASTLQDIETKRQLALQQKGQQVIEDQRRRLAGLKQKAAAEAQSQWEALHGGPPPLLSPAYSPLMHHSILHHHPPWGLGPRDADDANPPERAYDTLSLESSDSLETNLSTGGNSACSPDNGSSASGAEAGKIEEMEKMLKEAHAEKSRLMESREQEMELRRQALQDERRRREQLEQRLQDETAQRQQLVEKEVKMREKQFAQARPLTRYLPIRKEDFDLRLHVESSGHSVDTCSHVILSEKMCKGYLVKMGGKIKSWKKRWFVFDRLRRTFSYYVDKHETKLKGLIYFQAIEEVYYDHLRSAAKKRFFSLSLASHMADFLPAAFSGESPNPALTFCVKTHDRLYYMVAPSAEAMRIWMDVIVTGAEGYTQFLN; the protein is encoded by the exons ATGGAGACCTTTAACCTCAATTTGGCTAGCCCAACCTGCCGAGTGCAAACACCTGTTCAG AAGAGTCTTCTGGACCTGACAGAGATGGGCAAAGGCCTGAAGGTGCAGACCGAGAAGCCGCACCTGGTGAGCCTGGGCAGTGGGCGCCTCAGCACCGCCATCACTCTCCTGCCTCTGGAAGAGG GCAGAACAGTGCTGGGCTCCGCTGCTGCAGGGGACATCGTGCTGCAGGGGGCCGGGGTGGCACCCAAGCACTGCTTCATCGAGAACATGCGCGGGGCTCTCACGCTGCACCCTTGCGGGAACCCATGTGCCATTGACAGCCTGGCAGTCACACGGCCCACGCGGCTTTCCCAAG GTTGTATGATCTGCCTGGGCCAGTCGACCTTCCTTCGGTTCAATCACCCAGCTGAGGCCAAGTGGATGAAAAGCATGATTCCCGGAGGGGGACGAAGCCCTGCGCCCCAGTATGGCCTCATAGCAG agTCGCAGAGCCTTGTGAATGGCAACCCAGAGACAACCAAGGCCTCCCGGCCGAGTCACAGTGCCCTGGTCAGCTCCATCGAGAGGGACTTGCAGGACATCATGGACTCCCTGGTGCTGGAGGAAGAAGGCGGCAGCGCCAAGCACCTGCCCAGAAGCGCTCCGTCGCCAGACGCGAACGGCCGGGTGGGGCGCTACCTGCTGTCGCCCCCCCAGAGCCCCGGCGCCATGTCTGTGGGCTCCAGCTATGAGAACACCTCTCCGCCCTTCTCGCCGCTCTCGTCCCCTGCCAGTAGCAGCAGCTGCGCAAGTCACTCGCCCGGCAGCCAGGATCAGGGCCCCGCCATCCCGCCGGTGGTGCCCGTCCGCTCCTCCAGCTACAACCATGCCATGTTAAGTCCCCCCGGCGGGGCGGGGCTGGACGCAGGGAGCCCCAGGGCAGCGCGGAGGACCAAGCCGGAAAGGCCCCCCAGCCCCACGCCCAGCCGCAGGGCCCGGCCTTCTGGGGATAGCGCCCACCCTGGCCAGCGCAGCTCCCCTCCGCCCACGCTGCTCGCCGGACTGAGCAACAGTCTGCCGGGCAGCCCTCGGGCTCAGCTGCCCGGCAGCCCACGCCTGGCGTCCAAGCTCCAGCCGCTCTCCACTGCACGGACCAAGGCTGCGCCCCTTCAAGAGAGGCCCCCAAGCCCCTTCCGGGAGGCACCTACCAGCCCTTCGCGGCAAGGCCTGGGACGAGGCCTCCAGGCGTCGGAGGCGGCAGGTGGTGGGAGCGTCCAGCAGTCGGGCCGGgccctgcagccccctgaaagCCCCCGGCTGAGTCGGCGGCCCCTGGAGAGCATGCGAGAACTGCCGCCGCCCAGCCCTGCGCTGTCCCGCCGAGCGGCGTCTCCGGCCCTCCTGCCACAGGCCAAAGCCGGCGAGAGCCCCTCTGCCTGGCGGCGGGCGGCCCTCGACGAGGcctctgccgctgccaccgccacctccctgccctgcctGCGGGGCCGCAGCCCGTCGCCCATCCTGCCGGCGGGGGGAGAGGCTGCCCCGCGCAAGCCAGGCCCCGGCCTGAGCCCTGCCCCCAGCCTGGGCTCCCTCAGCCTGGCCTCCGCCTCGCCCCGCCAGAGCCCCCGGGCGCAGCGCAAGTTTTCTGGGGAAGCCCAGCTGCTGGGGGGAGCACCCATGCGGGAGCGCAAGCACAGCATCTCCGAGCTCAGCGGCGCCGAGGGGGATTTGCTGGAGTACCACCGGTGGCAGCGCCAGGAGCGCCTGCGGGAGCAAGAGATGGAGCGGCTG GAGCGCCAGCGGCTGGAGACCATCCTGAGCCTGTGTGCCGAGTACACGCGGGGCGACGGCGAGGGCCCCCGGGAGCACTGCACCTTCCCCAGCGCTGCTGAGAGCACCGCCCAGTCTGGGGGGCAGAGGCCCTCCAAGGGCTCCGCTGGGCTTGGGCCGGCCAGAGAGCTGCTGGCGGGGGCCCTGGGGCCACTGGAGCGGGAGGGCCTGGAGCGCTCAGACGAAGAACACCTGAAGGAGGAGAGCAGCAGCACGGAGAGCGCAGGCCAGGAG CACGAGGAGCCACGCAGCAGCAAAGCCGGTCAGGAGGCGGCCCGTCTGGAGGAGGATCGGGCCCGCGCCCTGGCCCACATCGACCTGCTCAAGAGCCGCACCAAGGAGCTGGAGCAGCAGCTGCAGGAGACGGCCCGGGAG GCGGAGATGGAGCGGGCCCTCTTGCAAGGCGAGCAGGAGGCCGAGCTGATCCAGCTGCAGCAGGAGCAGAAGGCGGCTCAGCACTTGCAGGAGCGACTGTCCGGCCTGGATGCCATCATACGCCGCGACCGGGACAAG GAAGCCGAGGCGCTGGAAGCGGAGACCAAGCTCTTTGAGGACCTGGAATTCCAGCAGCTGGAGAAGGAGAGCCGCTTGGAGGAGGAGCGGGACCTGCTCAGCCAGCAGCTGCTGCACAGCAAGGCCGAGAGCCACCACAGCATGGCGCGGAGGAAG GAGCGCGTGGCAGCCCTGGAGAGCCAGGCCGACCAGATCCGGCTGCAGGCTGCTCAGGAGGCTGACCGGCTGGGCAAGCAGAAGAGCGCCGCCCTGCAGCTGCTGCAGAAG GAGAAGGAGGCCCTCCTTGCGCTGGAGAGACGGTACCGGGCGCTCACCGGGGGCTCCGGCTTCCCCAAGGCCTCGACGGCCCTCCGAGAG GAGTCGCTTGCTTTTTCCGAGTTGGAGGAGGGGGCTGACTTTGCGAGCCCCCTCTGTGCAGCGGCTCCCTCCACTCAGCCCTGCCCGGTGATGCTGGAG GTCTACCGTTCCAAGATGGACGGCGGCTCCGGCGGTCTGGCTTGGCCCAAAGCGGGCAGCagcgcctcctccgcctccgcctcctcctccgcctcctcccagCTGGCTCTGGCCACGCTCGGCCGCCGCAGCCCCTCGCCCAAG GGCTCCCGGCCCCCCCAGAACGGCACTGGCAGCCTCCCTCGCAACCTGGCCAGCACCCTCCAGGACATTGAGACCAAGCGCCAGCTGGCCCTGCAGCAGAAGg GGCAGCAGGTGATTGAGGACCAGCGCAGGCGCCTGGCCGGCCTGAAGCAGAAGGCGGCGGCCGAGGCCCAGTCCCAGTGGGAGGCCCTGCATGGGGGGccgccccccctcctctcccccgcgtACTCCCCCCTCATGCACCACTCCATCCTCCATCATCACCCACCCTGGGGGCTGGGCCCCCGGGACGCTGACGACGCCAATCCCCCCGAGCGGGCCTACGACACCCTCAGCCTGGAGAGCTCCGACAGCCTGGAGACCAACCTCTCCACCGGCGGCAACTCGGCCTGCTCCCCTGACAACGGGTCCAG CGCCAGCGGGGCTGAGGCCGGCAAGATCGAGGAGATGGAGAAGATGCTAAAAGAGGCCCACGCGGAGAAGTCCCGCCTGATGGAATCGCGG GAGCAAGAGATGGAGCTGCGGCGCCAAGCCCTGCAGGACGAGCGGCGGCGCCGGGAGCAGCTGGAGCAGCGCCTGCAGGACGAGACGGCGCAGCGGCAGCAGCTCGTTGAGAAGGAGGTCAAGATGCGCGAGAAGCAGTTTGCCCAG GCCCGGCCCTTGACCCGCTACTTGCCCATCCGCAAAGAGGACTTTGACCTGCGCCTGCACGTTGAGTCGTCCGGCCACAGTGTGGACACCTGCAGCCACGTCATCCTCTCCGAGAAGATGTGCAAAGGCTACCTGGTCAAGATGGGGGGCAAAATCAAGTCCTGGAAGAAGCGCTGGTTTGTTTTCGACCGCCTGCGGCGAACCTTCTCCTACTACGTGG ACAAGCATGAGACAAAGCTGAAGGGCCTCATCTACTTCCAGGCGATCGAAGAGGTGTATTACGATCACCTCCGGAGTGCAGCCAAG aaGAGATTCTTCTCCCTCAGCCTGGCCAGC CACATGGCTGACTTCCTCCCTGCTGCCTTCAGCGGAGAG AGCCCCAACCCGGCGCTCACTTTCTGCGTCAAGACCCACGACCGCCTCTACTACATGGTGGCTCCCTCCGCAGAGGCCATGCGCATCTGGATGGATGTCATCGTCACAGGCGCCGAGGGCTACACCCAGTTCCTGAACTGA